A window of Primulina huaijiensis isolate GDHJ02 chromosome 9, ASM1229523v2, whole genome shotgun sequence contains these coding sequences:
- the LOC140983740 gene encoding uncharacterized protein, with translation MACLNMFNNDPQQQNLYNITPRISFSNDFVDQQPPIKLENIYREAPVSSDFEFSVPNYSMISADELFSKGKLVPTKENGVKGGSTTLRDELLIGGDDYGNVSPRIAKGMSRWKERFGLHRSNVVSKKIDKNMDRGLERIDELKAHEMAHDNNVFKGAF, from the exons ATGGCATGTTTAAACATGTTCAACAATGATCCACAACAACAGAATCTCTACAACATCACACCAAGAATCTCATTTTCTAATGATTTTGTGGATCAACAGCCCCCGATTAAGCTCGAAAACATCTATAGGGAAGCCCCTGTTTCCTCAGATTTCGAGTTCTCAGTCCCAAATTACTCCATGATCTCTGCTGATGAGCTTTTTTCCAAGGGAAAATTGGTGCCCACGAAGGAAAACGGCGTAAAAGGTGGCTCTACTACCCTTAGAGACGAGCTTCTTATTGGTGGTGACGACTACGGAAATGTGTCACCAAGAATAGCCAAAGGGATGAGCCGGTGGAAGGAGAGGTTCGGCCTACACAGATCGAACGTCGTATCTAAGAAGATAGATAAGAATATGGATCGAGGATTAGAAAGAATCGATGAATTGAAGGCACATGAAATGGCTCATGATAATAATGTATTTAAAG GGGCTTTTTAA